A portion of the Zootoca vivipara chromosome 6, rZooViv1.1, whole genome shotgun sequence genome contains these proteins:
- the HIF3A gene encoding hypoxia-inducible factor 3-alpha isoform X2 produces MENGLQCPRSTTEIRKEKSRDAARCRRSKETEVFYQLAHTLPFARGVSAHLDKASIMRLTISYLRMHKLLNSGEWRDEVEAEEQVDAYYLKALDGFLMVLTEEGDMIYLSENVNKHLGLSQLELIGHSVFDFIHPCDQEELQDVLSPRQGFSKKKEVKTERSFSLRMKSTLTTRGRTVNLKSATWKVLHCSGHMRSYAPAKPAGEKEAEGGFVEPPLRCLVLICEAIPHPANIETPLDSGTFLSRHTMDMKFTYCDERIAEVAGYTPEDLLGCSIYEYIHALDSDSVSKSINTLLSKGQAVTGQYRFLARNGGYLWTQTQATVISSSKNSQPESIVCVHFILSQVEEMGLVLSLEQTERQGEHRRLPPPSLEGLDSDGALDDLDANGGDTIINLSFELRGPKVLAFLRPANISEEELQLDPKRFCSPDLQKLLGPIFDPPGAQSQAPGTLRARPPAAPPKPAPVAKNASGGRSPVDPVELPEELLFDMENVQKLFASSKEAQSMETALQDYEGLDLEMLAPYISMDDDFQLSSTDHPPWLAEKRGGVLGTGTRPTSPPPRPRSRSFHGVSPRPPEQATLPRWGSDTSLSHPRPVQSPGSPPCGAEQVVEMVASVKIQAVQDGSGQNGQAASVGGRKRARELSVEEERDVFLEAGLPKRTRGLEPDGFLMPSLSLGFLLSVEECLDAKSERGFGGTMSLGRKLLSLEEPMGLLGDMLPFVVDGPALSQLALFDAEDEASVQSGQHFQLGEELLVELDQAT; encoded by the exons GAGAATGGAGAGATGAGGTGGAGGCAGAGGAGCAGGTGGACGCGTATTACCTGAAGGCCCTGGATGGCTTCCTCATGGTCCTGACCGAGGAAGGGGACATGATCTACCTCTCTGAGAACGTCAACAAGCACCTGGGCCTCAGTCAG CTGGAGCTCATTGGTCACAGCGTATTTGACTTCATTCATCCCTGTGATCAAGAAGAACTGCAAGATGTATTGAGCCCAAGGCAGG GTTTCTCAAAGAAGAAGGAGGTGAAGACGGAACGCAGCTTCTCCTTGCGCATGAAGAGCACCCTCACGACCAGGGGGCGCACCGTCAACCTCAAGTCTGCCACCTGGAAA GTGCTCCATTGCTCCGGCCATATGCGGTCCTATGCACCCGCCAAGCCAGCAGGGGAAAAGGAGGCAGAAGGCGGCTTCGTGGAGCCCCCTTTGAGGTGTTTGGTGCTGATCTGCGAGGCCATCCCGCACCCCGCTAACATCGAGACCCCGCTGGACAGCGGCACCTTCCTCAGCCGCCACACCATGGACATGAAGTTTACCTATTGCGATGAGAG GATCGCAGAGGTGGCTGGTTACACGCCTGAAGACTTGCTGGGCTGCTCCATTTACGAGTATATCCACGCCCTGGACTCTGATTCTGTCAGCAAGAGCATCAACACCC TGCTGAGCAAGGGGCAGGCGGTGACCGGGCAGTACCGTTTCCTGGCCAGGAACGGCGGCTACCTGTGGACCCAGACTCAAGCCACGGTCATCTCCAGCAGCAAAAACTCCCAGCCCGAGAGCATCGTCTGTGTGCACTTCATCTTGAG CCAGGTGGAAGAGATGGGCCTGGTGCTCTCCTTGGAGCAGACCGAGCGGCAGGGGGAGCACCGCCGGCTGCCCCCGCCCTCCCTCGAGGGGCTGGACTCCGACGGGGCGCTTGATGACCTGGATGCCAACGGGGGAGACACCATCATCAACCTCAGCTTCG AGCTGCGTGGCCCCAAAGTCCTGGCCTTCCTGCGCCCCGCCAACATCAGCGAAGAGGAGCTCCAGCTGGACCCCAAGCGCTTCTGCAGCCCCGACCTCCAGAAGCTGCTGGGCCCCATCTTCGACCCTCCTGGGGCCCAGAGCCAAGCGCCAGGGACCCTGCGGGCAAGGCCTCCAGCCGCACCGCCCAAGCCTGCTCCGGTTGCCAAGAACGCTTCTGGAGGCAGGAGCCCAGTGGACCCG GTCGAGCTGCCAGAAGAGCTGCTTTTTGACATGGAGAACGTGCAGAAGCTCTTCGCTTCCAGCAAGGAGGCTCAGTCAATGGAGACGGCCCTGCAG GACTACGAAGGCCtggacctggagatgctggctcCGTACATCTCGATGGACGACGACTTCCAGCTCAGCAGCACTGACCACCCGCCCTGGCTGGCTGAGAAACGGGGTGGGGTCCTGGGGACGGGGACCCGGCCCACCTCGCCACCCCCACGGCCTCGCTCGAGAAGTTTCCACGGAgtctccccccgcccgcccgagCAGGCCACTCTCCCCCGCTGGGGTAGCGACACCAGCCTGAGCCATCCCCGCCCTGTCCAGTCCCCAGGAAGCCCCCCATGCGGAGCAGAGCAAGTGGTGGAGATGGTGGCATCCGTTAAGATCCAGGCCGTGCAGGATGGGAGCGGTCAGAATGGCCAGGCGGCCTctgtgggtgggaggaagag GGCCCGGGAGCTGAgtgtggaggaagagagagatgtTTTCCTGGAAGCAGGGCTCCCTAAGCGCACCCGTGGCCTGGAGCCCGATGGCTTCTTGATGCCCTCTCTTAGCCTG ggttTCCTGCTGAGTGTGGAAGAATGTTTGGATGCCAAGTCCGAGCGGGGTTTTGGGGGCACCATGTCCCTGGGCAGGAAGCTTCTGTCGCTGGAGGAGCCGATGG GCCTCCTGGGGGACATGCTGCCATTTGTGGTGGACGGACCAGCCCTCTCTCAGCTGGCCCTGTTTGACGCCGAGGACGAGGCCTCCGTGCAGAGCGGGCAGCATTTTCAGCTGGGGGAGGAGCTCCTGGTGGAGCTGGACCAGGCCACCTGA
- the HIF3A gene encoding hypoxia-inducible factor 3-alpha isoform X4 has product MVLTEEGDMIYLSENVNKHLGLSQLELIGHSVFDFIHPCDQEELQDVLSPRQGFSKKKEVKTERSFSLRMKSTLTTRGRTVNLKSATWKVLHCSGHMRSYAPAKPAGEKEAEGGFVEPPLRCLVLICEAIPHPANIETPLDSGTFLSRHTMDMKFTYCDERIAEVAGYTPEDLLGCSIYEYIHALDSDSVSKSINTLLSKGQAVTGQYRFLARNGGYLWTQTQATVISSSKNSQPESIVCVHFILSQVEEMGLVLSLEQTERQGEHRRLPPPSLEGLDSDGALDDLDANGGDTIINLSFELRGPKVLAFLRPANISEEELQLDPKRFCSPDLQKLLGPIFDPPGAQSQAPGTLRARPPAAPPKPAPVAKNASGGRSPVDPVELPEELLFDMENVQKLFASSKEAQSMETALQDYEGLDLEMLAPYISMDDDFQLSSTDHPPWLAEKRGGVLGTGTRPTSPPPRPRSRSFHGVSPRPPEQATLPRWGSDTSLSHPRPVQSPGSPPCGAEQVVEMVASVKIQAVQDGSGQNGQAASVGGRKRARELSVEEERDVFLEAGLPKRTRGLEPDGFLMPSLSLGFLLSVEECLDAKSERGFGGTMSLGRKLLSLEEPMGLLGDMLPFVVDGPALSQLALFDAEDEASVQSGQHFQLGEELLVELDQAT; this is encoded by the exons ATGGTCCTGACCGAGGAAGGGGACATGATCTACCTCTCTGAGAACGTCAACAAGCACCTGGGCCTCAGTCAG CTGGAGCTCATTGGTCACAGCGTATTTGACTTCATTCATCCCTGTGATCAAGAAGAACTGCAAGATGTATTGAGCCCAAGGCAGG GTTTCTCAAAGAAGAAGGAGGTGAAGACGGAACGCAGCTTCTCCTTGCGCATGAAGAGCACCCTCACGACCAGGGGGCGCACCGTCAACCTCAAGTCTGCCACCTGGAAA GTGCTCCATTGCTCCGGCCATATGCGGTCCTATGCACCCGCCAAGCCAGCAGGGGAAAAGGAGGCAGAAGGCGGCTTCGTGGAGCCCCCTTTGAGGTGTTTGGTGCTGATCTGCGAGGCCATCCCGCACCCCGCTAACATCGAGACCCCGCTGGACAGCGGCACCTTCCTCAGCCGCCACACCATGGACATGAAGTTTACCTATTGCGATGAGAG GATCGCAGAGGTGGCTGGTTACACGCCTGAAGACTTGCTGGGCTGCTCCATTTACGAGTATATCCACGCCCTGGACTCTGATTCTGTCAGCAAGAGCATCAACACCC TGCTGAGCAAGGGGCAGGCGGTGACCGGGCAGTACCGTTTCCTGGCCAGGAACGGCGGCTACCTGTGGACCCAGACTCAAGCCACGGTCATCTCCAGCAGCAAAAACTCCCAGCCCGAGAGCATCGTCTGTGTGCACTTCATCTTGAG CCAGGTGGAAGAGATGGGCCTGGTGCTCTCCTTGGAGCAGACCGAGCGGCAGGGGGAGCACCGCCGGCTGCCCCCGCCCTCCCTCGAGGGGCTGGACTCCGACGGGGCGCTTGATGACCTGGATGCCAACGGGGGAGACACCATCATCAACCTCAGCTTCG AGCTGCGTGGCCCCAAAGTCCTGGCCTTCCTGCGCCCCGCCAACATCAGCGAAGAGGAGCTCCAGCTGGACCCCAAGCGCTTCTGCAGCCCCGACCTCCAGAAGCTGCTGGGCCCCATCTTCGACCCTCCTGGGGCCCAGAGCCAAGCGCCAGGGACCCTGCGGGCAAGGCCTCCAGCCGCACCGCCCAAGCCTGCTCCGGTTGCCAAGAACGCTTCTGGAGGCAGGAGCCCAGTGGACCCG GTCGAGCTGCCAGAAGAGCTGCTTTTTGACATGGAGAACGTGCAGAAGCTCTTCGCTTCCAGCAAGGAGGCTCAGTCAATGGAGACGGCCCTGCAG GACTACGAAGGCCtggacctggagatgctggctcCGTACATCTCGATGGACGACGACTTCCAGCTCAGCAGCACTGACCACCCGCCCTGGCTGGCTGAGAAACGGGGTGGGGTCCTGGGGACGGGGACCCGGCCCACCTCGCCACCCCCACGGCCTCGCTCGAGAAGTTTCCACGGAgtctccccccgcccgcccgagCAGGCCACTCTCCCCCGCTGGGGTAGCGACACCAGCCTGAGCCATCCCCGCCCTGTCCAGTCCCCAGGAAGCCCCCCATGCGGAGCAGAGCAAGTGGTGGAGATGGTGGCATCCGTTAAGATCCAGGCCGTGCAGGATGGGAGCGGTCAGAATGGCCAGGCGGCCTctgtgggtgggaggaagag GGCCCGGGAGCTGAgtgtggaggaagagagagatgtTTTCCTGGAAGCAGGGCTCCCTAAGCGCACCCGTGGCCTGGAGCCCGATGGCTTCTTGATGCCCTCTCTTAGCCTG ggttTCCTGCTGAGTGTGGAAGAATGTTTGGATGCCAAGTCCGAGCGGGGTTTTGGGGGCACCATGTCCCTGGGCAGGAAGCTTCTGTCGCTGGAGGAGCCGATGG GCCTCCTGGGGGACATGCTGCCATTTGTGGTGGACGGACCAGCCCTCTCTCAGCTGGCCCTGTTTGACGCCGAGGACGAGGCCTCCGTGCAGAGCGGGCAGCATTTTCAGCTGGGGGAGGAGCTCCTGGTGGAGCTGGACCAGGCCACCTGA
- the HIF3A gene encoding hypoxia-inducible factor 3-alpha isoform X3 yields MRLTISYLRMHKLLNSGEWRDEVEAEEQVDAYYLKALDGFLMVLTEEGDMIYLSENVNKHLGLSQLELIGHSVFDFIHPCDQEELQDVLSPRQGFSKKKEVKTERSFSLRMKSTLTTRGRTVNLKSATWKVLHCSGHMRSYAPAKPAGEKEAEGGFVEPPLRCLVLICEAIPHPANIETPLDSGTFLSRHTMDMKFTYCDERIAEVAGYTPEDLLGCSIYEYIHALDSDSVSKSINTLLSKGQAVTGQYRFLARNGGYLWTQTQATVISSSKNSQPESIVCVHFILSQVEEMGLVLSLEQTERQGEHRRLPPPSLEGLDSDGALDDLDANGGDTIINLSFELRGPKVLAFLRPANISEEELQLDPKRFCSPDLQKLLGPIFDPPGAQSQAPGTLRARPPAAPPKPAPVAKNASGGRSPVDPVELPEELLFDMENVQKLFASSKEAQSMETALQDYEGLDLEMLAPYISMDDDFQLSSTDHPPWLAEKRGGVLGTGTRPTSPPPRPRSRSFHGVSPRPPEQATLPRWGSDTSLSHPRPVQSPGSPPCGAEQVVEMVASVKIQAVQDGSGQNGQAASVGGRKRARELSVEEERDVFLEAGLPKRTRGLEPDGFLMPSLSLGFLLSVEECLDAKSERGFGGTMSLGRKLLSLEEPMGLLGDMLPFVVDGPALSQLALFDAEDEASVQSGQHFQLGEELLVELDQAT; encoded by the exons GAGAATGGAGAGATGAGGTGGAGGCAGAGGAGCAGGTGGACGCGTATTACCTGAAGGCCCTGGATGGCTTCCTCATGGTCCTGACCGAGGAAGGGGACATGATCTACCTCTCTGAGAACGTCAACAAGCACCTGGGCCTCAGTCAG CTGGAGCTCATTGGTCACAGCGTATTTGACTTCATTCATCCCTGTGATCAAGAAGAACTGCAAGATGTATTGAGCCCAAGGCAGG GTTTCTCAAAGAAGAAGGAGGTGAAGACGGAACGCAGCTTCTCCTTGCGCATGAAGAGCACCCTCACGACCAGGGGGCGCACCGTCAACCTCAAGTCTGCCACCTGGAAA GTGCTCCATTGCTCCGGCCATATGCGGTCCTATGCACCCGCCAAGCCAGCAGGGGAAAAGGAGGCAGAAGGCGGCTTCGTGGAGCCCCCTTTGAGGTGTTTGGTGCTGATCTGCGAGGCCATCCCGCACCCCGCTAACATCGAGACCCCGCTGGACAGCGGCACCTTCCTCAGCCGCCACACCATGGACATGAAGTTTACCTATTGCGATGAGAG GATCGCAGAGGTGGCTGGTTACACGCCTGAAGACTTGCTGGGCTGCTCCATTTACGAGTATATCCACGCCCTGGACTCTGATTCTGTCAGCAAGAGCATCAACACCC TGCTGAGCAAGGGGCAGGCGGTGACCGGGCAGTACCGTTTCCTGGCCAGGAACGGCGGCTACCTGTGGACCCAGACTCAAGCCACGGTCATCTCCAGCAGCAAAAACTCCCAGCCCGAGAGCATCGTCTGTGTGCACTTCATCTTGAG CCAGGTGGAAGAGATGGGCCTGGTGCTCTCCTTGGAGCAGACCGAGCGGCAGGGGGAGCACCGCCGGCTGCCCCCGCCCTCCCTCGAGGGGCTGGACTCCGACGGGGCGCTTGATGACCTGGATGCCAACGGGGGAGACACCATCATCAACCTCAGCTTCG AGCTGCGTGGCCCCAAAGTCCTGGCCTTCCTGCGCCCCGCCAACATCAGCGAAGAGGAGCTCCAGCTGGACCCCAAGCGCTTCTGCAGCCCCGACCTCCAGAAGCTGCTGGGCCCCATCTTCGACCCTCCTGGGGCCCAGAGCCAAGCGCCAGGGACCCTGCGGGCAAGGCCTCCAGCCGCACCGCCCAAGCCTGCTCCGGTTGCCAAGAACGCTTCTGGAGGCAGGAGCCCAGTGGACCCG GTCGAGCTGCCAGAAGAGCTGCTTTTTGACATGGAGAACGTGCAGAAGCTCTTCGCTTCCAGCAAGGAGGCTCAGTCAATGGAGACGGCCCTGCAG GACTACGAAGGCCtggacctggagatgctggctcCGTACATCTCGATGGACGACGACTTCCAGCTCAGCAGCACTGACCACCCGCCCTGGCTGGCTGAGAAACGGGGTGGGGTCCTGGGGACGGGGACCCGGCCCACCTCGCCACCCCCACGGCCTCGCTCGAGAAGTTTCCACGGAgtctccccccgcccgcccgagCAGGCCACTCTCCCCCGCTGGGGTAGCGACACCAGCCTGAGCCATCCCCGCCCTGTCCAGTCCCCAGGAAGCCCCCCATGCGGAGCAGAGCAAGTGGTGGAGATGGTGGCATCCGTTAAGATCCAGGCCGTGCAGGATGGGAGCGGTCAGAATGGCCAGGCGGCCTctgtgggtgggaggaagag GGCCCGGGAGCTGAgtgtggaggaagagagagatgtTTTCCTGGAAGCAGGGCTCCCTAAGCGCACCCGTGGCCTGGAGCCCGATGGCTTCTTGATGCCCTCTCTTAGCCTG ggttTCCTGCTGAGTGTGGAAGAATGTTTGGATGCCAAGTCCGAGCGGGGTTTTGGGGGCACCATGTCCCTGGGCAGGAAGCTTCTGTCGCTGGAGGAGCCGATGG GCCTCCTGGGGGACATGCTGCCATTTGTGGTGGACGGACCAGCCCTCTCTCAGCTGGCCCTGTTTGACGCCGAGGACGAGGCCTCCGTGCAGAGCGGGCAGCATTTTCAGCTGGGGGAGGAGCTCCTGGTGGAGCTGGACCAGGCCACCTGA